In Bacillus carboniphilus, the DNA window CCAAATGGTGTGCTTTGTAATCTGTCCAAATCATAAAAACAGGTCCGAAACAAAATGTAGACCGATCATTTGTTATGGAAAGTTGGAGTTTTATGTTGTTTTTAGGTAATCTAAGACTGGATGCAATTTCCTGGCTTACAATTACAGTGCGAGTGTTGTTTGAATCTTGAACTTTGTCTATAAAGGCCACTTTTTCCTCAAGTCCAAGTTTCAGAGTATATTCATGGGGGATGAGTTGCTCTTGTTTTATAATAAAGTTTGGAACCAAAATCGTATTTTCTTGAAGCAAAGGATCAACTTGAATCGTACATACATACATAGCACTCATCCTTCTATGTGGGGTAAACTTAGTCCCTGCACAATATACGCATACGCCCATTTTTGTTTTATCCTATGAAAAACAAGGTGGAAGCGTGCTTTGTACTATAGATTGGAAGAATTTGAAATTGAAAGGTGATTAATGATGAATATTTGGGTAATGATCCTTTTCCTAGGTTCAATCGGTGCAGTAATTGGAGGTATCACCAATTTCTTAGCCATCAAAATGTTATTTAGACCGTATAACCCGATATACATAGGAAAATTTAAGCTTCCTTTTACTCCAGGTCTAATACCAAAGAGGCGTGATGAGCTAGCCCAGCAGTTAGGAAAACTAGTTGTTGAACATCTCATTACAAAAGAACGGTTGGAAAATCGCTTATTAACGGGTTCTTTTAAGGAAGAAATGACTGAACTTGTCCAACAGGAAGCCAAGAAGCTATTGGTCTCCGAAAAATCAATTCAACATGTGCTTGAGGGTTTAGGAATTCACGATATGGAAGAAAGGGCCGATCACTTTATAAATGAAAAGGTGGAAGCTGCCTATCTTAAAATCATGGAAAAGTACGGGGAAAGTACGATTGGACAAACGTTACCAGAAGAATTAAAAGGAGACATTCGGAATAAAATTCATGTCATAACTTCTTATATACTGGAGAAAGGAGAAGCGTATTTTTCCAGTGCGGAAGGAAAATGGCGCATTCAAAAAATGGCCGATGATTTCATGCAAAATCGTGGGATGTTAGGGAATATGCTTCAAATGTTTTTAGGAAATGTGAACCTTGTCGATAAAATTCAACCGGAAATCATAAAATTTATCCGCAACGAAGGGACACATGATTTACTATATTCTCTGTTCTGTAACGAATGGGACAAGCTGCAGGAACAGAAATTGGAAGAAATTGAAGGGAAGTTTGACCGTGAGCAAATTGTAACCCTTTTTCAAAATGTTGTGAGAAATGCGGTCCCTGTTCATTCCCTACTACAGAAGTCAGTGAAGGAGACAATCGACCCGTTTTCAAACTCGATTATTCATACCTTTATTCCAAAGCTTGTAGATATTGGTGGGAAAGGGATTGTGACGAACCTAGACCAACTATTGGCTAAGTTACAAATTGACCAGCTTGTACAAGAACAAGTAAAGTCTTTTTCATTAGAAAGAGTGGAGGAAATGGTACTGTCGATTACTCGGTCTGAACTAAAAATGATTACTTATCTAGGAGCTTTACTCGGTGGAGTGATTGGCGTCATTCAGTCTGTCATCCTTCAAGTGATTGCCTAGATTCGATTCACTCCTCGAAATCCTTTACATAGTCTGTTATAGTGGAGTGAGACTCGAGAAGGAGGATGAAAACATGTCCGTAAATTTATATGATGTGGCATACGACCTAGAAAAAGCGGTGCGTCAAAGTGAGGAATTTACTCAGTTGCAACAAGCCTATAAGGAAGTAAACCAAGACCCTGAAGCGGGGCGAATCTTTCAAAACTTCCGAGACATTCAAATGCAATTGCAACAAAAACAAATGACCGGCCAAGAAATTACAGAGGAAGAGGTTCAGCATGCCCAAAAAGCAGCAGCCCTTGCTCAACAAAATGCAAAGATCGGTAAACTTCTAGAAGTAGAACAACGTATGAGCTCTGTTATCGCAGAACTAAATAAAATCATCATGAAGCCCCTAGAAGAACTCTACGGCGGCCTTGGTATGTAATAAACATCCCTCTTCCAGCACAAGTTGGCAGGGGGATTTTTTATTGGGCGTTTGGCGGTGGAATACGCTTGGATTTCGGGGAATACGCTCGGAATGCAACACCATATATCGCGCCCAAATAGAACCATGACCTCGTCCCACCCACCACAACAACATATCAGGCACATGGCCCTACATAAAATCAAAGCTTGTTTAGTTCTAAGTCCCCGCATTCGGACATATTTCTTTTATAAGATACTTACACCTTAGAATGGGGGAATTGGTTTGATACATCGCATGGTAGCTTTATCCATAAGTGGGACCGTCCTCGACAGCCATGGCCGAGTTAATAAATCAGTTAAGGAATCACTGCAATATGTTCAAAATAAAGGAATTGAAGTGGCATTTGTAACTTCACTTCCCTACACATACGTAAAAAAGATTACAAAGGCTCTAAAAACAAAAGCGAAAATTATTTCACATTATGGGACCTATATCTCTTCAGGAGATGCGAAACCAATCTATGTTCGAAGAATTCAAGAAGATATAACTGTGGATATTCTAACCTTATTAGAATCCTTCCCATGTCATATAAAAGTAGTGAACGAACATACGTCCATTAGCAGTCAAATTGAAAATCAAAAACAATTAAAATCGAGAGCCATTTTCTCTCCTGGGGATCGAACTCCTTATCAGGTAAGGTTTGTTGAAAATCTAATTGAAGCTGTGCAACATGAGGAAACGGCACCGCTACACATTGATGTCCAATTCAATGACCATGATGATCTTTTAGATGCCCAAAAAGCATTAAAGGGAATGTTTGATGAGATTGATTTTGAAATCGAGCCACACAACCAGCTCGTTATTCTGCCTGAAGGCGTCTCTACCTTAAAATCCTTTCACTATTTGGCCGATTATCTCGGGGTCAAAATGAGTGAAACCGTGGGCATTGGTTACAGCATGGATGATGTGGAGTGGCTGGAGACGTGCGGACTTATCGTGGCTATGGGTGACTCACCTAAACAGCTTCGTGAAAGAGCAGACTGGATTACACGGTCTGTTGAGGAAAATGGTGTTGCATACATGGTAATGGAGCATTTCCGAAAGCAGCAGCCAATTGAATTTTTAAAGAAGATGAATATTATTGATTAGAGAGCGGGGGCTGGTGCCTCCGTTTTTGTTTTGTTTGAAGAATAAGAGAAAGTTTATGTCCTAGTTTTGGAGTAGAAAAAGAAAAAGGAGAACGAAAATCCGGTTTATGTTCTAGTTTTTAAAGTAGAGGAAAGAAAAGTAGAACATAAGTAAGTTTTATGTCCTAGTTTTGGAGTAGAAAAAGAAAAAAGAGAACGAAAATCCGGTTTATGTTCTAGTTTTAAACTCGAGGAAAGAAAAGTAGAACATAAGTAAGATTTATGTCCTAGTTTTGGAGTAGAAAAAGAAAAAAGAGAACGAAAATCCGGTTTATGTTCTAGTTTTTAAAGCCGAGGAAATAAAAGTAGAACATAAATCTGTTTTATGTCCTAGTTTGAAGCTCACAAGGATAAAAAGGTGAACAAAAGTCCCTTTTAAATCTAGGAAAGAGACTTAATTGAGTGAGCAAGCTCTAATTTCTTAAGTATCCCTCAAAAACGGCACTTCATAAATCACTCCCCCCCTACACAATTTTCCCATCCACCCAAACCATTGACCCTACCTTCCTTCATTCTGTAAACTAGAGGCAGTGTGTAAAAAAAGGACTGATAAATATGAAAATGAACCTTTATGGTATAAATGATGAACGGCTAGTTAGACCCCTACAGTTGATTGCTGATTTATTTTATGAAGAATGTGAAGTGCAGTGGGCGGACGAGACCACGGAGGAGATGGACTTTTCGATTACGGTTGATATCCAAAGAGAAAAAACTGGATTCCAAGTGGATGTCATTTTGAAAAATCACAAGTCTGGCACCAAGCAAACAGAAAGCTCTGCCCGTGATTGGCCTAGCCAAGACCTGTCTGACAAAGACGCTTTTAAACTAATAAAAAGAGAAATATCAAGATGCTTCTTAAAAACATTACAAACTGAAACAGGCATCGTTCAAAAATGGGGATTCCTCACAGGAATTCGCCCGACAAAATTGCTTCATAAAGAAATGCAAAACGGCACGCCGATTCAACAGGCCCACCAAAAACTAAAAGAAGAATATATGATTCAGGATGAAAAAATTGATCTCATGCAGCAAATTGTAGAAAGACAGCTTGCGATGATTCCTGACCTTTATAGCCTCAAAAACGAGGTTAGCATATATATCGGGATTCCATTCTGCCCTACAAAATGCGCTTATTGTACGTTCCCAGCTTATGCCATTAACGGAAAACAAGGGAAGGTTGATTCCTTCTTGGGAGGACTGCATTTTGAAATCAGAAAAATTGGTGCGTGGTTAAAAGAAAAAGGAATCAATATCACGACGATTTATTACGGTGGAGGGACTCCGACAAGTATTACAGCTGAAGAGATGGATCTCTTATATGAGGAAATGTACACCTCGTTCCCTGATGTCAAAAACGTTAGAGAAATTACGGTGGAAGCGGGAAGACCAGATACTATCACGCCTGCTAAACTAGAGGTACTGAATAAATGGAACATTGACCGAATCAGTATTAACCCTCAGTCGTACACGCAAGAAACGCTAAAGGCTATTGGGCGACATCATACGGTTGAAGAGACAATTGAAAAGTTTTGGATAGCAAGAGAGCACGGTATGAAAAATATTAACATGGACTTAATTATTGGATTACCAGGGGAAGGGACGGCTGAGTTAGCTCATTCGTTAGAAGAGACAGAAAAGCTCATGCCAGAATCTTTAACTGTTCACACTCTCTCATTCAAAAGAGCTTCCGAGATGACAAGGCATAAGAGTCGCTATAAAGTGGCAGATCGTCCGGAAGTAGAACGGATGATGGACATGGCGAGTGAGTGGACGAAAGAACATGGATATGTTCCTTACTATCTCTATCGTCAAAAAAATATCCTCGGGAACCTCGAGAATGTAGGATATGCGTTTCCAGGACAAGAAAGTCTATACAACATCATGATTATGGAAGAAATGCAAACCATTATAGGGTTGGGATGTGGAGCGTCCTCTAAGTTTGTACATCCGGAAACAGGGAAGATAACGCGTTTTGCTAATCCTAAAGATCCAAAATCGTATAATGAAGGCTTTGAACATTATACGGATGAAAAGATAAAGATCTTGGAAGAACTATTTTCAAGCGTTCCAGCCAAAAAATAAATACAAAAAAGGCGCCAAGCATTAAGAGGGCGCCTTTTCAATTTAAGTATGAAACAACAACAATTTCCCTTCAGGTGAAGTACAACGGTGTGTCTTTTCGAGTAGGTTTTGACTCGTTAGCATTTCTGTTCCTTTTTCTTTTGCTTCTGTATCATTGGCAGCTTCGAAAGCTTCGTCTAAAATTTTCTCACCATTTTTTTCAAAGACTGTTAGTTTATAAGTTTTCATAGCATCACCTTTATCCCCTTTGATTTTCTTCATTATGTAATAATTCTGTGAAAATATCAATCCATCCATTGTGTTTATGGATATTTATGGGTATAGTAAAATTTGGTTTTATGGGAACCTAAAGTTGTGAAGTTCGTATATAAACAGAGAGAAAAGGGGGCAAAACAACGATGAGTTTAAAGATTAGTAATGTTACGAAACGATTTGGTAGTTTTACAGCAGTCAATGATATATCACTTGAAATCCCCGAGAGAGAAATATTCGGATTCCTAGGTGCCAATGGGGCAGGGAAAACAACCACGTTTCGGATGGTTCTCGGATTATTGGATCCAACAGATGGACAAATTACATGGAATAAACAAAAGGTTAGCTACGATATTACAAATGAAATCGGCTATCTTCCTGAAGAAAGAGGCCTTTATCCTAAACTGAAAATTAACGACCAACTTGTTTATTTGGCAAAACTAAAAGGCATGAATAAGACTGAGGCCACATCAGAGCTGAAAAAATGGTTGGATCGTTTCAAAGTACCTGAGTATTTTAATAAGAAGGTTGAGGATTTATCTAAAGGGAATCAGCAAAAGATTCAATTTATCTCAGCTGTTCTACATAAACCAAAGCTTTTAATCTTAGATGAACCGTTCAGTGGATTAGATCCTGTCAATGTAGAGCTTTTAAAGGAAGCGGTGGTTGAGTTAAAGAACCAAGGAACAACCATCGTTTTTTCAAGCCATAGAATGGAGCACGTAGAGGAATTGTGTGAAAACCTGTGTATTATGCACCATGGAAAACCAGTTGTGCACGGTGGACTGAAAGAAATCAAACGTGCATTTGGTAAAAAGAATGTTTCCGTAGTAGCAGACTTTGATCCAGGGTTCCTAAAAGACGTGCCAGGGGTTCTAAAAACTAAACAAACTGCAGCAGAATCTGTTTTCCAAATTGAAAGTGAAGAAGTTGCTCAAAAGATGTACAACGAACTGGCGGGCAAAGGGTTTGTAAGAAAATTTGAATTAGAAGAACCATCTTTAAATGATATTTTTATAGAGAAAGTAGGTTCATCTTATGAATAAATTCTGGATTGTATTTTGGCAAACATACTCATCGAAAATCAAAGCTAAATCATTTTTGATTGTTACCTTAATTGCAGTGGGTGCCATTTTACTGATGACTAACATCAATAATATTATGGATTCTATTGGTTCTGATTCGGACTCGGCTAGTAAGATTGCAGTTGTTGATGAAACGAATGAGGTATTTGAGTCACTTCAGACACAACTGACCATGATGGAAGAAGACATTAGCCTCGTAAAAGTTGAGAGCGATGAAGACCTGAAAGCTCAAACATTAGAGGGGGAGTATGAGGCATACGTAACCATTACGCTTGATGAAAATCAGCTTCCTCAAGGTACCTATTATGCCCCAACTATTGTGGAAGCGATGACTGCAGGTATGATTGAAGGGGCCCTCCAACAGATTAAGGGACAAATGGCTGCCACGCAGTTAAACCTATCAGCTATGGAGCTTGCTTCATTAAATAGCCCGGTCCAATTTGAAAAAGTAGCGTTAGAAGAAAACGCTAAGTCTGAAGAAGAGTTAAATAGTGCACGCGGGATAGTGTATGTACTTCTTTTTGTCATTTATTTCTCCGTGATCTTGTATTCTTCAATGATTGGCTCAGAAGTAGCAACGGAAAAATCTTCAAGGGTCATGGAATTGTTAATCTCAAGTGTGTCCCCTGTTCAACAGATGTTTGCGAAGATTTTAGGAGTAGCTTTACTAAGTATCACTCAGTTAGGAATTATCCTAGGTGTTGGTTATTATTCTGTTAAACAAAATCTTCAATCGCTAGATTCCGGATTCTTTGAATTCTTTGGTTTCTCGAACATGCCAACATCAACGATTGTTTATGCGATTGTGTTCTGTTTACTAGGATACTTTTTATATGCGACCCTGTCTGCGTTTCTTGGATCCATCGTAAGTAGAATTGAAGATTTACAACAAACGTTAATGCCAGTCCAATTCTTAGTTATGATTGGCTTCTTTATCGCCATGTACGGTTTAGGTAACCCAGATACACCAATCGTTACGGTTGCATCCTATATCCCATTCTTTACACCTATTTTGATGTTTATGAGAGTGAGTATGCTTGAAATTTCAGTTGTTGAGATCATGGCAAGTATGGCAATTATGATTGCTACAATTGGAATATTGGCTTGGTTCGGTGCGAAAGTGTATCGTGGTGGAGTACTGATGTACGGCGCGAAAAATTCGTTAAAAGAAATTCGAAAAGCACTGCAGATTTCGAGGAATAACTAGAGATGTGGAAAGCTCCCTTTTAGCGAGGGAGCTTTTTTTGGTGTAGGTATGGGTGCAGAGGGGGTTAGTTCTGAAAAAAAGGTGGCGAGTTCTGAAAAAAAGGTGGCGAGTTCTGAAAAAAAGGGGCTGAGTTTTGAAAAAGAGATGTCGAGTTGTTCTTTTTTTTCTCCACACCAAAACTAGGACGTAAAACTTACTTATGTTCTACTTTTCTTTCCTCGGCCTTAAAACTAGAACATAAACCGGATTTTCGTTCTCTTTTTTCTTCCTCGACTCCAAAACTAGGACATAAAACATACTTATGTTCTACTTTTCTTTCCTCAGATTTAAAACTAGAACATAAACCGGATTTTCGTTCTCTTTTTTCTTCCTCGACTCCAAAACTAGAACATAAAACTAACTTATGTTCTACTTTTCTTTCCTCAGATTTAAAACTAGAACATAAACCGGATTTTTCTGAAAAAGAGGGGGCGAGTTCTGAAAAAGGGGTGCTGAGTTCTGAAAAAGAAGTGCTGAGTTCTGAAAAAGAGGTGCTGAGTTCTGAAAAAGGGGTGCCGAGTTCTGAAAAAGAGGAGCTGAGTTCTGAAAAAGGGATGCCTAGTTCTGAAAAAGAAGTGGCGAGTTCTGAAAAAAGAGGCTGAGCCTTGAATTTAGAAGTAGACCTGATGAGAGCAATGTTATAAACTATTTTATCGAACGTGCATTCGTATTTAATGTTTGGTAGAATAAGCTAAAAGGAAGTTTGACAGAGGAAGTGTCGTATGAAAGAGGTATCGTTTATCCACACAGCGGATCTTCATTTAGATAGTCCATTTGTAGGCTTGAAAAATCTTCCTTCTGCCCTTTATGAGCGGATGAAGGAAAGTACATTTTCTGCCTTTCGCAACCTAGTCCAATATGCCATTGAAAAAAGAGTTGATTTCATTTTAATCTCGGGTGACCTGTATGATGGTGAGGACAGAAGTATCCGAGCACAGCTTCGTTTTAAAAGAGAGATGGAAAAGCTTCATAATGCCAATATTCGTGTCTTTGTTATTCATGGAAATCATGATTTCTTAAATGGTTCTTGGACCCAGATCAAAATGCCAGATAATGTTCATATCTTTAAACCTGAGCCGGAAGCAGTTGAATTCAATCTCGAAAATGGAACCCATGTTTCGGTCGCAGGCTTTAGTTATGCTAAAAGGCATGAGATGGATCATAAACTAAGTCAATTTCCTACTATAAAAGCTGACTTAAAAATTGGGATGCTACATGGACATGATGGAACGGCAACAGACCATTTGGCTTACGCACCTTTTCGGATAAGTGATTTGCTTACACTCTCTTATGATTACTGGGCATTAGGGCATATCCATACAAGAAAAGTGCTGCATGAGGAACCTTATATCATTTATCCGGGAAACATTCAGGGCAGACATGTGAATGAGCGAGGAGAAAAAGGTTTTTACCATGTGACGTGGACACCAACAAACCAGGAAGCTCATTTTGTTAGCTGCCAGGATATTGAGTGGAGAAAAGAAACTCTTATTGTCTCTGAAACTAATGAGCCAGACGAGCTAGTACAGTCCTGGCATCAAATACTTAATCAAATAGAACAGGAAACAGACAGAGCATTTGTACGGCTAGAGTTAGAGTATAAGGGGGAACCTTTTGCAAGCACAAAACAATTTATTGAATCGGGCCACTTTTTGGAAGTCTTACAGGAAGAAGACATACTAGACGAAGAAAGCTTTGTTTGGGTAAATGAGGTCCGTGTCAATGAAGTACCAAGTGAGAAGGGGCTCACGGACCATCCGTTTTTAACGTGTTTAAAAGAGGTCATGGAACAAGAGCATTTGCCAAATGAATTAGACACGCTGTTACATCATAAAAAGGCATCACGTTTCTTACAAGAGATTCCTCAGCTCGAACTAGAGGAAATAAAAAAGGAAGCTATGAAAGTATTACTTCAATCCCTACATAGCTAAAGGAAGGTAATCTATGTTTATTAAAGAGCTGAAAATATATAAGTATGGAAAATGGACGAACACACACTTTCCTGAGATGCCTTCCTTTACTCATTTTCAAGGAGGGAATGAAGCAGGCAAGTCTACTCTGACCTCCTTTATCTTAAGTGTATTATTCGGTTTTCCTACCAAAAGAGACGACCGGTTTAGACCAGTTTCCCCATCTTCAAATGGAGTAGGTGGCATGCTTTTAGTTCAATGCCCTCAGAACGGGAATGTTCAAATTGAAAGAGTGTTTGGGAATAGGGCAGAAGTAGTCGTTACGTTAGAGGATGGCACGATTAAAGGAGAAGAGTGGCTGAAGGATTGGTTAGGTGGAGTAGATCGGTCATTATATGAGCAAATATACTTTTTTAATCTAGACGGCTTACAACATGTACATAAGATTCAACCAGAGGACATTACTCGATTTTTACTTTCTGCTAGTACACTCGGTTCAGAAAAGCTATTCCAGGTAGAAAATGAACTGTCCAAACAATTAGACACTCTTTTTAAACCACAAGGAAAAAATCCGGAACTGAATCAACAGCTAGCAAGGTTATTGGAGTTAGAAGCCAAGCTAAGGGAAAAGAAAAAGGGAATTGATCAGTACGATCAATTACTAGAGCGACAACATGAATGTCTTGAACAAGAAAACAAACTAACAACTGAAATGAACAATTTACAGCCTAAAATGGAAAGGGAGAAGGCATTTATTTCATCTCTTCCTCTCCTAATAAAAGAAACACAATTACAAGAAAAAATAGCGGAATATGAAGATTTGTCCTTTCCTGAAAAGGGTTTAGAACGTTGGAAGGAGTGGAGTCATGCCTTAAAGCCACTTTCGGCTCAGGAGATTTCACTGAAAGAAAAGCTTGAGAGCAACCGCTTAAAGCTATCTAAATTAAGTGATCCTATACTGCTTCCTGATAGAAGTAAAATAGAAGTTTTAATCGAACAAGCACCATTATTCAACCGGGATACAGAAACTGCTTCCGAACTGGAAACGAAACTACACCAAGTAGAAGGAAGGATTCAAGAGTACAGAGAACAGTTAAATATTGAAGATTTATCCACTTTCACTTGGAAAAGCTCGGATCTTAAAGAGGCTGAAATTTTATATGAAAAATACACACAGACTGAGAAACTACTATATGAGAAAAGAAATCAGGTAAAAGAGGAACAGCAGAAAGTTACTCATTCACTAGAGAAAGAAGCCCTTCTGAAGCGGGAGATTCTGAGCCCTCAAGAGTATGAAAGAGAAGAAGGTATGGTGATTGAATGGGAAACGAAAAAGTCCATTGAGAAGGAACGAGGAGCCATTGAAGAAGAAATGGCTCTCCTTGAACAAGAAAACCAACAACAAAAGAATGCCAACGCAAAAAAGAACAGAATAGAAAGGATCCTGTTTGGAGTTGTTGCTGGACTTTGCTTATTAGGAACTAGCCTATCGATCATAGAAAGTCAGTGGTCACTTGCTGGTTTAAGTGCCTTATTATTTTTATTTGTTGGATTTGGCTGGCAATATATAAAGCGCAACCAGGCCGCTTATAATCATACAGAAAGCAGGCGTTCTTTTTTAGAAAAGCAACTTCAGAAGTTAAAAGAGAAGGAACTGGATTTCACTTGTACGGAAGACATGTTTTTTACAGCCAAAGGAAAAGTAAAGCAGCACGAACAAGCTTCAGAGAATATTAGGGATCTCCAAAATAAACTAAAAGAGCAAACCTGGTATGCTGAAGAGATAAAGAGTGAACAGAGGAAATTAGAAGACCAACTAGACGCACTTGAAAACCAGTTAGCCAATCTTTACACGGATAGAACGGGTCAAAGTCCACTTAATCTTAGCCGGTTTTCTGTAGAACTTCCCATTATTCAAGGGATTTACCATTATGTATCCGAAAAAACGAAGCTTCAAACGGAGAGGGATCAGCTCATCCAACGAATAGAGCCATTTCAAAATGAACTGCAAGTGTGGGCTGATAAACTTGGAATATCCGGAACTTACCAAAGTATTTTAGCAACGATAAAGGCAGCTCTAGAGAAGGAGAAAGATGTAGAGCGAAGGAAAAAACACCAACAGGATATTCTGGACGATTTGCAATTCCAATTCCAGAAGGTTCAGCAAGAAAAGAATTTGATTCACGAAGAATTAAAAGCGCTGATGAAAAAAGCCTCCGTACCAGATGAGGAAGCATTCTTTGAAAAGGCCTATAAAGCTTCGGAGAGAGAGAAAGTATCGAAGCAATTAGAAGCTGTTCAAGAACAATTAGCCTTAACCCCTTTTACAAGGGAGGAAAGGCAAAGCTGGAAAAAAGATCAATTTGCTAATCCTTCAGAGAAGCTAGAACTTCTTGAAGAAAGGGAAAAGGAAATCCAAGCTGAGCTAGAAAAAGTACGGAAAGAAGCTATTTCTTTAGCTTATCAAATTGAGCAAATTGAAGATGGCGGTTCCTATATCGACTTACTCCACCAATACCATCAAGAAAAGGCTTCATTTCAGGAAGGTGCAAAAAAGTGGGCTGTCTATTCTCTGGCAAGGAGCTGGCTTCAAGAAGGAATGGTACAGTTTAAAGAAGGGACATTTCCGAAGGTATTGGATCATTCAGAAAAGCATTTTAAAGTACTAACAGACTTCAATTACGAAAGGGTCCAGTTTTCTTCTGATAATCAGGAGCTTCTTGTCCAGCATACATCGGGTAGTTGGTTCCCAGCCCATGCTTTAAGTCAAGGCACGAAAGAGCAATTATATGTGGCCCTACGCTTTGGTTTAATTGAGGCTCTTTACCCGGGCTTGGCATTACCTATCATTATTGACGATAGCTTTGTTAACTTTGATTCAGTGCGTGTTTCAAAGGTCATTGAAACTTTGAGGGATTTGAGTAAAACTCATCAAATTATTTTTCTGTCTTGCCACCCACAATTGGCAGAGCACTTTACTGAGGAAGAAATCATTCATTTAGAAAGAATACAGAACACGTCAGCAGTAGGCTAGACTGTATGGTAGCAAAGAGGCGAGAATGACATTCTTGCCTCTTCCAGATGAAGGAAGATTCTGCAACTGGATGAAGTCATGTCTGTTTCATAGTAGAATGAGAGAAAAGAAGACTTATACAAGTGGAGGGGAGAACCATGTCAAAAGGAATTACTTTTGCAGATGTTGGTGAGCAAGTCGAACAATATTTACTTATTAAAAACGTTACAAAAGGCACCACGAATACGGGAAAGCCTTTCT includes these proteins:
- a CDS encoding ABC transporter permease, whose protein sequence is MNKFWIVFWQTYSSKIKAKSFLIVTLIAVGAILLMTNINNIMDSIGSDSDSASKIAVVDETNEVFESLQTQLTMMEEDISLVKVESDEDLKAQTLEGEYEAYVTITLDENQLPQGTYYAPTIVEAMTAGMIEGALQQIKGQMAATQLNLSAMELASLNSPVQFEKVALEENAKSEEELNSARGIVYVLLFVIYFSVILYSSMIGSEVATEKSSRVMELLISSVSPVQQMFAKILGVALLSITQLGIILGVGYYSVKQNLQSLDSGFFEFFGFSNMPTSTIVYAIVFCLLGYFLYATLSAFLGSIVSRIEDLQQTLMPVQFLVMIGFFIAMYGLGNPDTPIVTVASYIPFFTPILMFMRVSMLEISVVEIMASMAIMIATIGILAWFGAKVYRGGVLMYGAKNSLKEIRKALQISRNN
- a CDS encoding HAD hydrolase family protein produces the protein MIHRMVALSISGTVLDSHGRVNKSVKESLQYVQNKGIEVAFVTSLPYTYVKKITKALKTKAKIISHYGTYISSGDAKPIYVRRIQEDITVDILTLLESFPCHIKVVNEHTSISSQIENQKQLKSRAIFSPGDRTPYQVRFVENLIEAVQHEETAPLHIDVQFNDHDDLLDAQKALKGMFDEIDFEIEPHNQLVILPEGVSTLKSFHYLADYLGVKMSETVGIGYSMDDVEWLETCGLIVAMGDSPKQLRERADWITRSVEENGVAYMVMEHFRKQQPIEFLKKMNIID
- a CDS encoding DUF445 domain-containing protein, producing MNIWVMILFLGSIGAVIGGITNFLAIKMLFRPYNPIYIGKFKLPFTPGLIPKRRDELAQQLGKLVVEHLITKERLENRLLTGSFKEEMTELVQQEAKKLLVSEKSIQHVLEGLGIHDMEERADHFINEKVEAAYLKIMEKYGESTIGQTLPEELKGDIRNKIHVITSYILEKGEAYFSSAEGKWRIQKMADDFMQNRGMLGNMLQMFLGNVNLVDKIQPEIIKFIRNEGTHDLLYSLFCNEWDKLQEQKLEEIEGKFDREQIVTLFQNVVRNAVPVHSLLQKSVKETIDPFSNSIIHTFIPKLVDIGGKGIVTNLDQLLAKLQIDQLVQEQVKSFSLERVEEMVLSITRSELKMITYLGALLGGVIGVIQSVILQVIA
- a CDS encoding ABC transporter ATP-binding protein, producing the protein MSLKISNVTKRFGSFTAVNDISLEIPEREIFGFLGANGAGKTTTFRMVLGLLDPTDGQITWNKQKVSYDITNEIGYLPEERGLYPKLKINDQLVYLAKLKGMNKTEATSELKKWLDRFKVPEYFNKKVEDLSKGNQQKIQFISAVLHKPKLLILDEPFSGLDPVNVELLKEAVVELKNQGTTIVFSSHRMEHVEELCENLCIMHHGKPVVHGGLKEIKRAFGKKNVSVVADFDPGFLKDVPGVLKTKQTAAESVFQIESEEVAQKMYNELAGKGFVRKFELEEPSLNDIFIEKVGSSYE
- a CDS encoding YlbF family regulator, translated to MSVNLYDVAYDLEKAVRQSEEFTQLQQAYKEVNQDPEAGRIFQNFRDIQMQLQQKQMTGQEITEEEVQHAQKAAALAQQNAKIGKLLEVEQRMSSVIAELNKIIMKPLEELYGGLGM
- a CDS encoding YhzD family protein: MKTYKLTVFEKNGEKILDEAFEAANDTEAKEKGTEMLTSQNLLEKTHRCTSPEGKLLLFHT
- a CDS encoding coproporphyrinogen III oxidase, whose protein sequence is MKMNLYGINDERLVRPLQLIADLFYEECEVQWADETTEEMDFSITVDIQREKTGFQVDVILKNHKSGTKQTESSARDWPSQDLSDKDAFKLIKREISRCFLKTLQTETGIVQKWGFLTGIRPTKLLHKEMQNGTPIQQAHQKLKEEYMIQDEKIDLMQQIVERQLAMIPDLYSLKNEVSIYIGIPFCPTKCAYCTFPAYAINGKQGKVDSFLGGLHFEIRKIGAWLKEKGINITTIYYGGGTPTSITAEEMDLLYEEMYTSFPDVKNVREITVEAGRPDTITPAKLEVLNKWNIDRISINPQSYTQETLKAIGRHHTVEETIEKFWIAREHGMKNINMDLIIGLPGEGTAELAHSLEETEKLMPESLTVHTLSFKRASEMTRHKSRYKVADRPEVERMMDMASEWTKEHGYVPYYLYRQKNILGNLENVGYAFPGQESLYNIMIMEEMQTIIGLGCGASSKFVHPETGKITRFANPKDPKSYNEGFEHYTDEKIKILEELFSSVPAKK
- a CDS encoding DNA repair exonuclease, with the protein product MKEVSFIHTADLHLDSPFVGLKNLPSALYERMKESTFSAFRNLVQYAIEKRVDFILISGDLYDGEDRSIRAQLRFKREMEKLHNANIRVFVIHGNHDFLNGSWTQIKMPDNVHIFKPEPEAVEFNLENGTHVSVAGFSYAKRHEMDHKLSQFPTIKADLKIGMLHGHDGTATDHLAYAPFRISDLLTLSYDYWALGHIHTRKVLHEEPYIIYPGNIQGRHVNERGEKGFYHVTWTPTNQEAHFVSCQDIEWRKETLIVSETNEPDELVQSWHQILNQIEQETDRAFVRLELEYKGEPFASTKQFIESGHFLEVLQEEDILDEESFVWVNEVRVNEVPSEKGLTDHPFLTCLKEVMEQEHLPNELDTLLHHKKASRFLQEIPQLELEEIKKEAMKVLLQSLHS